In Bos mutus isolate GX-2022 chromosome 10, NWIPB_WYAK_1.1, whole genome shotgun sequence, a single window of DNA contains:
- the LOC138989425 gene encoding beta-2-microglobulin: MARFVALVLLGLLSLSGLDAIQRPPKIQVYSRHPPEDGKPNYLNCYVYGFHPPQIEIDLLRNGEKIKSEQSDLSFSKDWSFYLLSHAEFTPNSKDQYSCRVKHVTLEQPRIVKWDRDL; encoded by the exons ATGGCTCGCTTCGTGGCCTTGGTCCTTCTCGGGCTGCTGTCGCTGTCTGGACTGGACGCCATCCAGC GTCCTCCAAAGATTCAAGTGTACTCAAGACACCCACCAGAAGATGGAAAGCCAAATTACCTGAACTGCTATGTGTATGGGTTCCATCCACCCCAGATTGAAATCGATTTGCTGAGGAATGGGGAGAAGATTAAATCGGAGCAGTCAGACCTGTCTTTCAGCAAGGACTGGTCTTTCTACCTGCTGTCCCACGCTGAGTTCACTCCCAACAGCAAGGATCAGTACAGCTGCCGAGTGAAACACGTTACTTTGGAACAACCCCGGATAGTTAAGTGGG atCGAGACCTGTAA
- the LOC106701696 gene encoding beta-2-microglobulin, with protein MARFVALVLLGLLSLSGLDAIQRPPKIQVYSRHPPEDGKPNYLNCYVYGFHPPQIEIDLLRNGEKIKSEQSDLSFSKDWSFYLLSHAEFTPNSKDQYSCRVKHVTLEQPRIVKWDRDL; from the exons ATGGCTCGCTTCGTGGCCTTGGTCCTTCTCGGGCTGCTGTCGCTGTCTGGACTGGACGCCATCCAGC GTCCTCCAAAGATTCAAGTGTACTCAAGACACCCACCAGAAGATGGAAAGCCAAATTACCTGAACTGCTATGTGTATGGGTTCCATCCACCCCAGATTGAAATCGATTTGCTGAGGAATGGGGAGAAGATTAAATCGGAGCAGTCAGACCTGTCTTTCAGCAAGGACTGGTCTTTCTACCTGCTGTCCCACGCTGAGTTCACTCCCAACAGCAAGGATCAGTACAGCTGCCGAGTGAAACACGTTACTTTGGAACAACCCCGGATAGTTAAGTGGG ATCGAGACCTGTAA